Proteins encoded together in one Ipomoea triloba cultivar NCNSP0323 chromosome 4, ASM357664v1 window:
- the LOC116017436 gene encoding uncharacterized protein Os08g0359500, translating to MSRHPEVKWAQRADKVYISVLLPDAKTPKVSLEPDGVFTFSASAGAENHLYELKLELNDKVNVEESKINIGLRNIFCVLEKAEKQWWNRLLRAEGKPPHYVKVDWDKWADEDEDNSPADFDMGGMDFSKFGNMGGLGGMDFGNGAVGDDFDDSDDEEQEGTDPASEKVAENGQSTEGKVEASTNS from the exons TCGGCATCCTGAGGTTAAATGGGCACAGAGAGCAGATAAGGTTTATATTTCTGTTTTGCTGCCGGATGCAAAAACGCCAAAGGTGAGTCTTGAGCCAGATGGGGTTTTTACATTCTCAGCTTCAGCTGGGGCAGAAAACCATCTCTATGAGTTGAAACTTGAACTTAATGACAAAGTCAATGTTGAG GAAAGTAAGATAAATATTGGTTTGAGAAACATTTTCTGTGTTTTGGAGAAAGCAGAGAAGCAATGGTGGAACAGGCTATTGCGTGCTGAGGGAAAGCCGCCTCACTATGTGAAAGTAGATTGGGACAAGTGGgcagatgaagatgaagacaacA GTCCTGCTGACTTTGATATGGGCGGAATGGATTTCTCG AAATTTGGCAATATGGGTGGCCTCGGTGGCATGGACTTTGGGAATGGTGCCGTTGGGGATGACTTTGATGACAGTGATGATGAAG AGCAAGAAGGCACTGATCCAGCCTCAGAAAAAGTTGCTGAGAATGGCCAGTCTACAGAAGGTAAAGTGGAAGCATCAACAAATTCGTGA